A single region of the Lycium barbarum isolate Lr01 chromosome 2, ASM1917538v2, whole genome shotgun sequence genome encodes:
- the LOC132628533 gene encoding uncharacterized protein LOC132628533, with the protein MRPKEPIKRDSGSKPARGRGRGINNITTRLRDEEAVISPPPKRPRTTTARKNKNAPPPQDSSQSEKDEYSFESESGNTGSESEESGNKGSRSKGSGKEGSGGEGSENEGSSDDGSGNEGSATASGSEAKDDSGNDSAMECSGTELRSKKNGG; encoded by the coding sequence ATGAGGCCAAAGGAACCAATAAAAAGGGATAGTGGTTCCAAACCTGCTCGAGGGAGGGGTCGAGGCATAAATAACATTACCACAAGGCTTCGTGATGAAGAAGCTGTGATTTCCCCACCTCCTAAGAGACCGAGAACCACCACCGCTAGAAAAAACAAAAATGCGCCGCCACCACAGGACTCCTCCCAATCTGAAAAGGATGAGTATTCATTTGAATCGGAGTCCGGTAATACAGGGTCCGAGAGTGAAGAATCCGGTAATAAAGGGTCCAGGAGTAAAGGGTCCGGTAAAGAAGGGTCCGGTGGTGAAGGGTCTGAGAATGAAGGATCCAGTGATGACGGGTCTGGTAACGAAGGGTCCGCTACTGCAAGCGGGTCCGAAGCTAAGGATGACTCTGGTAATGATAGTGCTATGGAATGTAGCGGGACTGAACTCCGTTCTAAAAAAAATGGAGGGTGA